A window of Selenomonas ruminantium subsp. lactilytica TAM6421 contains these coding sequences:
- a CDS encoding PTS mannitol transporter subunit IICBA has translation MSTATASAKGFNFQEAMQKFGRFLSGMVLPNIGAFIAWGFLTALFIPTGWLPNEYLAQVGGPMSKWLIPLLLGYSGGAAVYKHRGGVVGTIATAGVIAGADIPMFLGAMIMGPLAGYLMKKFDAVIEDKIPTGFEMLVNNFSAGILGGVLAVLAFVGVGPVVLAANGVLRSGVEGIVAAGLLPLASVIIEPAKILFLNNAINHGVLSPLGIQQAEEFGKSMFFLLEANPGPGLGVLLAYWFFGKGMAKDSTPGAMIIHLLGGIHEIYFPYVLMKPILLIAVIAGGMAGVATLQLLGGGLIAPSSPGSIIAVLAMTPKGAFIANMADFLVATVVSCAVASVFIKVSATEESGESLEEAKAAMQERKQRGQVAVSAVRISGSELQNIVYACDAGMGSSALGAASLRKKLRNAGYTHISVTNAAIGNIPKEAQIVVTHEKLAQRAMEDSPQAEHILVRNFTQNDVFEQIIARLSENKMDGVMAAGQSGSREKHVLDLTNIQLGLKSVSKEEAITAAGKALVKAGFVDEGYIEGMLKREADISTYVGKGIAIPHGEAAVKDSIRQSGIVVLQYPEGIKFGNDTAHILVGIAGKDNDHLSILANIAATMDECSDEELEQLYKTKDANVLYERFALAN, from the coding sequence ATGAGTACAGCGACAGCTTCTGCCAAGGGCTTCAACTTTCAGGAAGCCATGCAGAAATTTGGCCGGTTTTTGTCCGGTATGGTTTTGCCGAACATTGGTGCATTTATCGCCTGGGGCTTTTTGACGGCGCTCTTTATTCCCACGGGCTGGTTGCCCAATGAATACTTAGCGCAGGTGGGCGGCCCCATGAGCAAATGGCTCATTCCCCTGCTCTTAGGTTATAGCGGCGGTGCGGCTGTCTATAAACATCGCGGCGGCGTGGTCGGTACCATTGCCACGGCGGGCGTTATCGCCGGTGCCGACATTCCCATGTTCCTGGGTGCCATGATTATGGGCCCACTGGCTGGCTACCTGATGAAGAAATTTGATGCCGTCATCGAGGACAAGATTCCCACGGGCTTTGAAATGCTCGTCAATAACTTCTCGGCAGGTATCTTAGGCGGTGTCTTGGCCGTGCTCGCCTTTGTCGGCGTCGGCCCCGTGGTGCTGGCTGCTAATGGCGTGCTGCGCTCTGGCGTAGAAGGCATTGTGGCAGCAGGTCTTTTGCCGCTGGCATCCGTTATCATTGAACCGGCGAAGATACTCTTCCTCAACAACGCCATCAATCATGGCGTGCTCTCACCGCTGGGGATTCAGCAGGCCGAAGAATTTGGCAAGTCCATGTTCTTCCTGCTCGAAGCAAATCCCGGCCCCGGCCTTGGCGTACTGCTGGCTTACTGGTTCTTCGGCAAAGGCATGGCCAAAGATTCCACCCCCGGTGCGATGATTATTCACCTCCTCGGCGGTATCCATGAAATTTACTTCCCCTATGTCCTCATGAAGCCGATTCTCCTGATTGCCGTTATCGCCGGCGGTATGGCTGGTGTAGCAACACTGCAGCTCTTAGGCGGCGGCCTTATCGCTCCGTCCTCTCCGGGGTCCATTATCGCCGTGCTCGCCATGACGCCGAAAGGTGCTTTTATCGCGAACATGGCAGACTTCCTCGTAGCCACGGTGGTTTCTTGTGCCGTAGCCTCGGTATTCATTAAAGTTTCCGCCACAGAAGAAAGCGGCGAATCCCTCGAAGAAGCAAAAGCCGCTATGCAGGAACGCAAACAGCGTGGTCAGGTAGCCGTAAGTGCTGTACGCATCAGCGGCAGCGAACTGCAGAATATCGTTTATGCCTGTGATGCCGGCATGGGCTCCAGCGCTCTCGGTGCTGCCAGCCTGCGCAAGAAACTGCGCAATGCAGGTTACACGCATATCTCCGTAACCAACGCCGCCATCGGCAATATCCCCAAGGAGGCGCAGATTGTCGTCACCCATGAAAAACTGGCACAGCGTGCCATGGAAGATTCGCCGCAGGCTGAACATATCCTTGTGCGCAACTTCACGCAGAATGATGTGTTTGAGCAGATTATCGCCCGCCTTTCCGAAAACAAGATGGACGGCGTAATGGCTGCCGGTCAGTCCGGTTCCCGCGAAAAACACGTTTTGGACCTCACGAATATCCAGCTCGGCCTTAAAAGCGTGAGCAAGGAAGAAGCTATCACCGCCGCCGGCAAAGCTCTGGTTAAAGCAGGCTTTGTGGACGAAGGTTACATCGAAGGCATGCTCAAACGCGAAGCCGATATCAGCACCTATGTGGGCAAAGGCATTGCCATTCCCCATGGCGAAGCCGCTGTCAAGGACTCCATCCGTCAGTCCGGTATCGTGGTGCTCCAGTATCCTGAAGGCATTAAGTTCGGCAACGACACCGCCCATATCCTCGTGGGCATTGCCGGCAAGGACAACGATCATCTCTCCATCCTGGCCAATATCGCCGCCACCATGGATGAATGCAGTGATGAGGAGCTGGAACAGCTCTACAAGACAAAAGACGCAAATGTTCTCTACGAGCGCTTTGCGTTGGCAAACTGA
- a CDS encoding BglG family transcription antiterminator yields MNLRERTTAILKMLTEGKSGGQSAAELAEKLGVSTKTVSRELPAVAEALKSYGLNLNKKKGAGYQIDGGAEAQASLREFLGQVNDRTFSPEERRSIIVSQLLPNQEPVKLFALASLLGVTDGTISNDLDKLEGWFKGHGLKLVRKPGLGVYIEGREQDIRQAIVTYIYEHVGEAQLLQLVQANLTEDEQAADKASSYLLELVDKEIIQRLERLIRQTEKGLKEKLSDQAFVGLLVHLALAVQRIRRHEPINLAPEVLQELQQKREFALARELGERIAQEFAIEINMAETGYIAMHILGARSRYQPQGMPASLDNFHLVRMAKAIMGAAERLSGQKLYRNSALLTGLVNHLGPSISRLKMGMPIRNPLLGEMNQEYPELMQLAAGSVREIEQELEVVFPEEEIAYIAMHLGAALNDTQTLKKLERRVIVACPTGMGTSRLLASRLRQMYDNLIVHDMVSTLQLTPEYFASHEADFIIATVPVRHMPLPVVVVSALLSPDDQEKIDALLDNSAGSVAEKQPKGTKRLPFVEALRILSAYEQSILTLLDGFFFAEDAESMTVQGVAQLAGRQISEEKAAAAAIARDLLAREDKGSTAVSGNHLILLHCRSNHIQSIHFGIVHMGEFFFYPAEPTERIRTAAVMVAPKECSAYELETIGYISAILLERWGFIEVLHEGNKRLIHEELVRIFQEFHAKKYKELMEG; encoded by the coding sequence ATGAATCTGCGTGAGCGAACGACAGCAATATTGAAGATGCTGACCGAGGGGAAATCCGGCGGTCAGAGTGCGGCGGAACTGGCGGAAAAGCTGGGCGTCAGCACGAAGACGGTTTCCCGGGAACTGCCGGCCGTGGCGGAAGCATTGAAATCATACGGCCTGAACCTGAACAAAAAGAAGGGGGCGGGCTACCAGATTGACGGCGGCGCCGAGGCCCAGGCTTCGCTCAGGGAATTCTTGGGGCAGGTGAATGACAGAACTTTTTCTCCGGAGGAGCGGCGCTCGATCATCGTGAGCCAGCTGCTTCCCAATCAAGAGCCGGTAAAGCTCTTTGCCCTCGCATCACTCTTGGGCGTGACCGATGGCACCATCAGCAACGATCTGGACAAGCTGGAAGGCTGGTTTAAGGGACATGGGCTGAAACTTGTCCGCAAGCCGGGGCTGGGTGTCTATATCGAGGGCCGGGAACAGGATATCCGGCAGGCAATCGTAACGTATATTTATGAACATGTAGGCGAGGCTCAGCTTTTGCAGCTGGTGCAGGCCAATCTCACCGAAGATGAGCAGGCAGCAGACAAGGCTTCCTCATACCTACTGGAACTGGTAGATAAAGAAATCATCCAGCGTTTGGAACGCTTGATCCGCCAGACCGAAAAGGGTCTGAAGGAAAAACTTTCCGACCAGGCATTTGTGGGGCTGTTGGTGCATCTGGCACTGGCAGTACAGCGTATCCGCCGTCATGAGCCCATCAACCTGGCGCCGGAAGTGCTGCAGGAATTGCAGCAAAAACGGGAATTTGCATTGGCAAGGGAGCTGGGGGAGCGAATAGCGCAGGAATTTGCCATTGAAATCAATATGGCAGAAACAGGCTATATTGCCATGCATATCCTGGGAGCCCGCAGCCGTTACCAGCCGCAGGGCATGCCCGCATCACTGGACAATTTCCATCTGGTGCGCATGGCCAAGGCGATCATGGGCGCGGCAGAGCGGCTCAGTGGTCAGAAATTATATCGCAATTCTGCTTTGCTGACGGGGCTGGTCAATCATTTGGGCCCGTCCATCAGCAGGCTGAAAATGGGGATGCCGATTCGCAATCCCCTGCTGGGAGAGATGAATCAGGAGTATCCGGAACTGATGCAGCTGGCGGCTGGTTCGGTGAGGGAGATTGAGCAGGAATTAGAAGTCGTTTTCCCGGAAGAGGAAATTGCTTACATCGCCATGCATCTCGGGGCGGCGCTCAATGATACCCAGACGCTCAAAAAGCTGGAGCGGCGGGTCATCGTGGCCTGTCCTACGGGCATGGGGACGAGCCGCCTGCTGGCCAGCCGTCTGCGGCAGATGTATGATAACCTTATCGTCCATGATATGGTATCGACATTGCAGCTCACGCCGGAATACTTCGCCAGCCACGAGGCTGATTTCATCATTGCCACCGTGCCGGTCCGGCATATGCCGCTGCCGGTGGTGGTGGTAAGCGCGCTGCTGAGTCCTGACGATCAGGAAAAGATCGATGCGTTGCTGGATAACAGCGCAGGCAGCGTAGCAGAGAAACAGCCAAAGGGCACAAAGCGCTTGCCTTTTGTGGAGGCCCTGCGGATCTTGTCCGCTTACGAGCAGAGCATCCTTACCCTGCTGGATGGATTTTTCTTCGCGGAAGATGCAGAATCCATGACGGTGCAGGGTGTTGCCCAGCTCGCAGGCAGGCAGATCAGCGAGGAAAAAGCTGCAGCGGCAGCTATTGCCCGGGATTTGCTGGCCCGGGAGGACAAGGGCAGCACGGCAGTCAGTGGCAATCATCTGATCCTGCTGCACTGCCGCAGCAATCACATACAGAGCATTCACTTTGGCATCGTGCATATGGGAGAATTCTTCTTCTATCCCGCTGAACCGACGGAGCGGATCCGCACGGCGGCGGTGATGGTGGCACCGAAGGAATGTAGTGCGTATGAATTAGAGACAATTGGTTATATATCCGCCATCCTGTTGGAGCGGTGGGGCTTTATCGAAGTGTTGCATGAAGGGAACAAGCGGCTGATTCACGAGGAATTGGTCCGCATATTCCAGGAATTTCATGCCAAGAAATACAAGGAATTGATGGAGGGGTAA
- a CDS encoding class I SAM-dependent methyltransferase produces MTNSENEWDKLLHIRTTGRDDTISDLTRYPYEPTDYNVLEQLAGSGYISRENTVVDYGCGKGRVSFFLSSQTKCHTIGIEYNPRLYARACSNQETAPRGNRVTLLQTDAMDFVVPAKVDRCFFFNPFSVEILRTVLENLQKSCQESPREILLIFYYPSPSYTEYLATVSHLTLIDTIACRPQGKYGDTREKLLIFRLACA; encoded by the coding sequence ATGACCAATAGCGAAAACGAATGGGACAAGCTGCTGCATATCAGGACCACCGGGCGGGATGATACCATCTCCGACCTCACCCGGTATCCCTATGAGCCAACGGATTACAACGTCCTCGAACAATTGGCCGGCAGCGGCTATATCAGCAGGGAGAATACCGTCGTGGACTATGGCTGCGGCAAGGGCCGTGTCAGCTTCTTTCTGAGCAGCCAGACCAAATGCCATACCATCGGCATCGAATACAATCCCCGCCTCTATGCGCGGGCCTGCAGCAATCAGGAAACCGCCCCTCGCGGCAACCGCGTCACGCTCCTCCAAACCGACGCCATGGACTTTGTCGTCCCTGCAAAAGTTGACCGCTGCTTCTTCTTCAATCCCTTCTCCGTGGAAATCCTGCGCACCGTACTGGAGAATCTGCAAAAATCCTGCCAGGAGTCCCCCCGGGAAATCCTGCTGATCTTCTACTATCCCTCCCCCTCCTACACGGAATACCTCGCTACCGTTTCCCATCTGACACTGATTGATACCATTGCCTGCCGTCCCCAGGGAAAATACGGGGACACCAGGGAAAAGCTGCTGATATTCCGTCTGGCCTGCGCTTAA
- the rpoC gene encoding DNA-directed RNA polymerase subunit beta' yields MLDVNNFDSMRIGLASPDKIREWSYGEVKKPETINYRTLKPERDGLFCERIFGPTRDWECHCGKYKRIRYKGIVCDRCGVEVTRAKVRRERMGHIELAAPVSHIWYFKGIPSRMGLILDISPRALEKVLYFAYYIVLDSGENTDLTKKSLLSEKEYHDALEKYGNTFRVGMGAEAIKELLDELDLERMSEVLRKEVRTASGQKKIRAIRRLEVVEAFRKSGNKPSWMIMDVVPVIPPELRPMVQLDGGRFATSDLNDLYRRVINRNNRLKRLLDLGAPDIIVRNEKRMLQEAVDALIDNGRRGRPVTGPGNRPLKSLSDMLKGKQGRFRQNLLGKRVDYSGRSVIVVGPELKLHQCGLPKEMALELFKPFVMKKLVASGSAHNIKSAKRMVERAKPEVWDVLEGVIKEHPVLLNRAPTLHRLGIQAFEPVLTEGRALKLHPLACTAYNADFDGDQMAIHLPLSSEAQTEARILMLAANHILAPKDGKPIIVPSQDMVLGSYYLTNIRPGAKGEGKVLTGIAEALLAYQQHDLDLQAAIQCRIEGYGLVKTSLGRMIFNEILPQEIRYYYKDKESDQWCLGVLMNKKELGKLVAKCYNAFGATETAHVIDDVKNLGYHYACVAGMTVAISDVIVPPKKKTIINDTQQIVNKVERRYDRGLITEEERYHKVVDLWSKATDDVADAMMDNMDAFNPIFMMADSGARGNKQQMRQLAGMRGLMADPSGKIIDLPITANFREGLSVSDYFISSHGARKGLADTALRTADSGYLTRRLVDVAQDVIVREEDCDISTLNLVQARARLAESTFDALEILNDSLMGRLLGADVFDPETKEVLFARDTILDEEKLAVIGEKEIREIMVRGSSLASEAAISNAMITEAITLGEPDEAARVKAKDSMVHEMSGKEITRDVVDSANNVVVAAGTKLTAELIDTILASDAKEIRVRNNNVRGIEVEAIKEGDGIIESLAERIVGRVLAENIDDPATGERIASINDTVDEELAKRIEKVRDRVSIRSVLTCKSQFGVCIKCYGRDLANQAEVEIGEAVGIIAAQSIGEPGTQLTMRTFHSGGVAGDDITQGLPRVEELFEARKPKHHAIIAEIEGRAEVEDSGKGMRKVTIVPDEGEAREYAIPYGARMAAKQGMHLKPGDKLTEGSINPHDILRVCGLQATQRYLVYEVQKVYKSQGVEINDKHIEVMVRQMLHKVKIEESGSTDFLPGEYIDINQFETANTKAIEENGEPAVAKPILLGITKASLATDSFMSAASFQETTRVLTDAAIKGKVDPLIGLKENVIIGKLIPAGTGMSRYRNLKIVDNDPKPVEEAVEETAETDTVEA; encoded by the coding sequence TTGCTGGATGTAAATAATTTTGATTCGATGCGCATCGGTCTGGCCTCTCCGGACAAAATCCGCGAGTGGTCCTACGGTGAGGTCAAGAAGCCGGAGACCATCAACTATCGTACCCTCAAACCTGAGCGCGATGGTCTGTTCTGCGAGCGTATCTTTGGCCCGACCCGTGACTGGGAATGCCATTGCGGTAAGTACAAGCGTATCCGCTATAAGGGCATTGTCTGCGACCGCTGCGGTGTCGAAGTAACTCGCGCAAAAGTCCGCCGCGAGCGCATGGGACATATCGAACTGGCTGCGCCGGTTTCACATATTTGGTATTTCAAGGGCATTCCGAGCCGCATGGGCCTGATCCTCGACATCAGCCCGCGCGCGCTGGAAAAGGTTCTGTACTTCGCGTACTACATCGTGCTGGATTCCGGGGAAAACACGGACCTCACGAAGAAGAGCCTGCTCTCCGAAAAGGAATACCACGATGCTTTGGAAAAATATGGCAACACCTTCCGTGTTGGCATGGGTGCCGAAGCCATCAAAGAACTCCTCGACGAGCTTGATCTGGAACGCATGAGCGAAGTTCTGCGCAAGGAAGTCCGCACGGCTTCCGGCCAGAAGAAAATTCGTGCTATCCGCCGTCTGGAAGTTGTGGAAGCATTCCGCAAATCCGGCAACAAGCCGTCCTGGATGATCATGGATGTCGTTCCGGTCATTCCGCCGGAACTGCGCCCGATGGTACAGCTCGATGGCGGCCGTTTCGCAACGTCCGACCTCAACGACCTGTATCGCCGTGTGATCAACCGTAACAACCGCCTGAAGAGACTCTTAGATCTCGGTGCGCCGGACATCATCGTGCGCAACGAGAAGCGCATGCTGCAGGAAGCTGTCGATGCCCTGATCGATAACGGCCGCCGCGGCCGTCCAGTTACGGGCCCGGGCAACCGCCCACTCAAATCCCTTTCCGATATGCTGAAAGGTAAGCAGGGCCGTTTCCGTCAGAACCTGCTCGGTAAGCGCGTTGACTACTCCGGTCGTTCCGTTATCGTTGTCGGCCCGGAACTGAAACTGCATCAGTGCGGTCTGCCGAAGGAAATGGCGCTGGAGCTCTTCAAGCCCTTCGTTATGAAGAAGCTGGTTGCTTCCGGTTCTGCGCATAACATCAAATCCGCCAAACGCATGGTGGAACGTGCTAAACCTGAGGTTTGGGACGTTCTTGAAGGCGTTATCAAAGAGCATCCGGTTCTCCTGAACCGTGCCCCGACGCTGCATCGTCTGGGTATCCAGGCATTCGAGCCGGTACTCACCGAAGGCCGTGCCCTGAAGCTGCATCCGCTGGCTTGTACGGCATACAACGCTGACTTCGACGGTGACCAGATGGCTATCCATCTGCCGCTGTCCTCCGAAGCACAGACGGAGGCCCGCATCCTGATGCTGGCTGCCAACCACATCCTGGCACCGAAAGATGGTAAGCCTATCATCGTTCCGTCGCAGGATATGGTTCTGGGTTCCTACTACCTGACGAATATCCGTCCCGGGGCCAAGGGCGAAGGCAAAGTCCTCACGGGTATTGCCGAAGCACTGCTGGCTTACCAGCAGCATGACCTCGACCTGCAGGCTGCTATCCAGTGCCGCATCGAAGGTTATGGCCTCGTCAAGACCTCCCTGGGCCGCATGATCTTCAACGAGATCCTGCCGCAGGAAATCCGTTACTACTACAAAGATAAAGAGTCCGACCAGTGGTGCCTGGGCGTGCTCATGAATAAGAAAGAGCTGGGTAAGCTGGTTGCCAAGTGCTACAACGCCTTTGGTGCCACGGAAACGGCTCATGTCATCGATGATGTCAAGAACCTCGGTTATCACTACGCCTGCGTAGCCGGTATGACCGTTGCTATCTCTGACGTTATCGTGCCGCCGAAGAAGAAGACCATCATCAACGATACGCAGCAGATCGTCAACAAGGTTGAGCGTCGTTATGACCGCGGTCTGATTACCGAGGAAGAACGTTACCACAAGGTTGTTGACCTCTGGTCCAAGGCCACCGATGACGTGGCTGACGCCATGATGGACAACATGGACGCCTTCAACCCCATCTTCATGATGGCTGACTCCGGTGCCCGCGGTAACAAACAGCAGATGCGTCAGCTGGCCGGTATGCGCGGTCTCATGGCTGATCCGTCCGGTAAGATCATCGACCTGCCGATCACGGCCAACTTCCGTGAAGGCCTGTCCGTATCCGATTACTTTATTTCTTCCCATGGTGCCCGTAAAGGTCTGGCCGATACGGCACTGCGTACGGCTGACTCCGGTTACCTCACGCGTCGTCTGGTTGACGTGGCACAGGATGTCATCGTCCGTGAAGAAGACTGCGATATTTCCACGCTGAACCTGGTACAGGCTCGTGCAAGACTGGCCGAGTCCACCTTCGACGCACTGGAAATCCTCAATGACAGCCTGATGGGCCGTCTGCTGGGTGCCGATGTCTTCGATCCGGAGACGAAGGAAGTCCTCTTTGCCCGGGATACCATCCTCGACGAAGAGAAGCTGGCCGTCATTGGCGAAAAGGAAATCCGCGAGATCATGGTCCGTGGTTCCTCCCTGGCATCCGAAGCTGCTATCAGCAATGCCATGATTACCGAAGCCATCACGCTGGGCGAGCCGGACGAGGCTGCCCGTGTCAAGGCTAAGGATTCCATGGTTCACGAAATGAGCGGCAAGGAAATTACCCGCGATGTGGTAGATTCTGCAAACAACGTAGTTGTGGCTGCCGGCACGAAGCTTACGGCTGAGCTCATCGATACGATCCTGGCATCTGATGCCAAGGAAATCCGCGTGCGCAACAACAATGTCCGTGGTATTGAAGTCGAAGCCATCAAGGAAGGCGATGGTATCATCGAATCCCTGGCTGAACGTATCGTGGGTCGCGTGCTGGCTGAAAATATCGATGACCCGGCTACGGGCGAGCGCATTGCTTCCATCAACGATACGGTGGATGAAGAGCTGGCTAAGCGCATCGAAAAGGTACGTGACCGCGTATCCATCCGCAGCGTGCTGACCTGTAAGTCCCAGTTCGGCGTCTGCATCAAGTGCTATGGCCGCGACCTGGCTAATCAGGCAGAGGTTGAAATCGGTGAAGCAGTTGGTATCATCGCAGCTCAGTCCATCGGTGAACCGGGTACACAGCTCACCATGCGTACGTTCCACTCCGGCGGCGTTGCCGGTGACGATATCACCCAGGGCCTTCCCCGTGTCGAAGAATTGTTCGAAGCACGTAAGCCGAAGCACCATGCCATCATCGCTGAGATCGAAGGCCGTGCTGAAGTGGAAGATTCCGGTAAGGGCATGCGCAAGGTCACGATTGTTCCGGACGAAGGCGAAGCCCGCGAATATGCAATCCCCTATGGCGCCCGTATGGCTGCCAAGCAGGGCATGCATCTGAAGCCGGGTGACAAGCTCACGGAAGGTTCCATCAATCCGCATGATATCCTTCGGGTTTGCGGCCTGCAGGCAACCCAGCGCTATCTGGTATACGAAGTACAGAAAGTGTATAAGTCCCAGGGCGTTGAGATCAACGATAAGCATATCGAAGTCATGGTTCGTCAGATGCTCCATAAGGTCAAGATTGAAGAATCCGGCAGCACGGACTTCCTGCCTGGCGAGTACATCGACATCAACCAGTTCGAGACGGCCAACACCAAGGCTATCGAGGAAAACGGCGAACCCGCTGTGGCCAAACCGATCCTCCTCGGTATCACCAAGGCATCTCTGGCCACCGATTCCTTCATGTCGGCTGCTTCCTTCCAGGAAACCACCCGTGTACTCACGGATGCCGCCATCAAGGGCAAGGTTGATCCGCTTATCGGCCTCAAGGAAAATGTTATCATCGGTAAGCTGATTCCGGCTGGTACGGGTATGAGCCGTTACCGCAACCTCAAGATTGTGGATAACGATCCGAAACCGGTAGAAGAAGCTGTTGAAGAAACGGCGGAAACCGATACGGTAGAAGCATAA